The Raphanus sativus cultivar WK10039 unplaced genomic scaffold, ASM80110v3 Scaffold2891, whole genome shotgun sequence genome includes the window tagaataaaaaataaatacataaaaataaatataaatactagtttctagaataaaaatacaaatactactATGGATAACTGTTTTCTGATTTTGTATTACTAGTATGACTTTCTTTAATCGAAATTCGAAATCAAAATGTTTGAAATTGGAAATcagaataagaaatattatcttgattaagaaaaaatacaaatactaatttctagaataaaataaatacataaaaataaatataaatactagtttctagaataaaaatacaaatactactATGGATAACTGTTTTCTGATTTTGTATTACTAGTATGACTTTCTTTAATCGAAATTCGAAATCAAAATGTTTGAAATTGGAAATcagaataagaaatattatcttgattaagaaaaatacaaatactaatttctagaataaaaataaatacataaaaataaatataaatactagtttctagaataaaaatacaaatactactATGGATAACTGTTTTCTGATTTTGTATTACTAGTATGACTTTCTTTAATCGAAATTCGAAATCAAAATGTTGAAATTGGAAATcagaataagaaatattatcttgattaagaaaaaatacaaatactaatttctagaataaaaataaatacataaaaaataaatataaatactagtttctagaataaaaatacaaatactactATGGATAActattttctgattttgtatTACTAGTATGACTTTCTTTAATCGAATTTCGAAATCAAAATGTTTGAAATTGGAAATcagaataagaaatattatcttTAGTAGTCaaaaaatgttatattcaacatgaaaaaaatatattatactctGCAATCAAAAAAACAACCCATCACACTACATACACTTTCATAGACATTTTGTGAAATATGTGATTACTCAATATTAGAttccattataaaatatgttttcacaCTTTTATTACGTAAAACACCAATATTCATCTTTTCgaatcttatattttattgtacaactaaaaaagtgttttataattacatgtaatactaaaattattgaaaatcacCGAAAGTACAACTATTTGGTAATTTTGTACAACTACTATCTTGAGTAGAACTACGTGTATATATTAGGCGGGATTTcgaaaaaatttagaatttttggCGGACTTTTATGAGTCAAGGCGGGATTTTCGAGGGAAAATAGATTCCCATttccctctctcttttctctctcctctcttctctctctcttttcctcGATTCCTTCCTTCTCCTCTCCCAGAGAATCCCCTCGTCTCTCTATCACCTTTCGCAAATGGATCCATGGGTTGAGAATCAGGAaaggaaggagatgaagaagatgaagaaacatTTTGACATGCTTCAGTTTATTTGCGATGCTGAACACGGGATTCCAACTTCGTGCCCATGTGGGGGACGAATCGTCGACGAGGTTTCTACTAATCCAACAGATAAGGATTTTCTACCAGGCCGAAGGTACTTCACTTGTAATGAGTACAAGGTAATTTACATTTTATCTACTTCCTTAACTTATGCAAAATGTCAAACTGAGTGCAACCATGTGAAACTTGCAGAATGATGGGTTCCACTTCCGTCAACCATGGGTTCTCGGGGTTGAGGAAGAGGTTCGCTCCTTAAGGCAGGATGTGGACAAAATGGCTGAAGAGATGCACAAAATGGCTGAAGAAATTGCTCAGCTTAAGGACCTTCTTACCCGTAAATGAGAAGCCTTATGTTGTTTGGATTTGTGTCTTTAGTTTGAGATCAGATCTCCTTTAGTTTCTGCAATAAGCCTTATGTTTGGATTTGTGGAATTGTGTGATGTT containing:
- the LOC130506107 gene encoding uncharacterized protein LOC130506107, producing the protein MDPWVENQERKEMKKMKKHFDMLQFICDAEHGIPTSCPCGGRIVDEVSTNPTDKDFLPGRRYFTCNEYKNDGFHFRQPWVLGVEEEVRSLRQDVDKMAEEMHKMAEEIAQLKDLLTRK